A portion of the Abyssisolibacter fermentans genome contains these proteins:
- a CDS encoding YitT family protein, giving the protein MVKKMEKKVYKFLLINLGITIMAVGLYYFLIPANLAVGGITGLAMVINHLFPYIHIDIIMFISNIILFTLAFLIIGKDFGGYTIYCSFLLTGMISFLGKISPLTKPLVDDILLNLIFGILIQGIGMGIVFFQNASTGGTDIVAKIINKFTNIEIGKALLLSDFLITLSAGLVFGIKLGLYALLGIITNALLIDKFIAQLKAKINVVVVSNENSKINDFIINELERGTTLYKAVGGFSNNNKNIINVVLNRREYIQLKNYIKSVDQHAFVSVHYVHEVLGEGFDLALKNL; this is encoded by the coding sequence ATGGTGAAAAAGATGGAGAAAAAAGTTTATAAATTTTTATTAATTAATTTAGGAATAACAATAATGGCAGTAGGACTATACTATTTCTTGATACCTGCAAATTTAGCTGTTGGTGGAATAACAGGACTTGCAATGGTTATAAATCATTTATTTCCATATATTCATATTGACATTATTATGTTTATCTCAAATATTATACTATTCACACTTGCGTTTTTAATTATTGGTAAAGATTTTGGTGGTTACACTATTTATTGTAGTTTTTTACTAACGGGTATGATATCATTTTTAGGAAAAATATCACCTCTTACAAAACCACTTGTAGATGATATCTTACTGAATCTAATTTTTGGTATATTAATTCAAGGCATTGGAATGGGGATTGTGTTTTTTCAAAATGCATCTACTGGTGGTACAGATATTGTTGCAAAGATTATAAATAAATTTACAAATATTGAAATTGGCAAGGCGTTGTTACTATCTGATTTCTTAATAACTCTTTCAGCAGGCTTAGTTTTTGGTATAAAATTAGGATTATACGCTTTATTAGGCATTATAACTAATGCTCTATTAATAGATAAGTTTATTGCCCAATTAAAAGCAAAAATAAATGTTGTTGTTGTAAGTAATGAAAATAGTAAAATAAATGACTTTATTATTAATGAACTTGAAAGAGGTACTACTCTTTATAAAGCGGTTGGAGGCTTTTCAAACAATAATAAAAACATCATTAATGTTGTATTAAATAGAAGAGAATACATACAATTGAAAAATTATATAAAATCAGTTGATCAACATGCTTTTGTATCTGTACATTATGTTCATGAAGTTTTAGGTGAAGGCTTTGATTTAGCGTTAAAAAATCTATAA